In the genome of Shewanella glacialimarina, one region contains:
- a CDS encoding PilZ domain-containing protein yields the protein MSLDDHSALIEQLKPLLMEPDFQELFESLTADESNSTRFLLKMELNRISALCTRVIDLRDKTELACEEVVIGSQRHFLDAPSKEALEEALPIYRNKYTLGVYEKVIQAHKKRKLLKQESSPNEPNLNASPFMVPGVVLGSYFNRSEERMNYSIKISVSQSGLAEILGLTLDLSVGGARIKLPLKHNFQPERPLRVKLLELNEEFYFEDLQQGVDYAIVDIQNKDDSAIFRLKRIGSSEELDKVITQLINSYKFRYKVDVNDVIVNATGLGFERHYLPLQPHLPVYISIKEGKPHITHALLGRGNQPLLHFFQNEDDINQLPGMLTNNRIVHLLKSPDITEHQLMFCFTHIANEKVHFYSATLFELQQSEHLGLFLGFGSKKSSWRVYKLVSQKVDHKLNYKTSTLPGDDAQYSALTEQQLASFSHIIQVCDITNSNVNAQYQAWFNNQDVNQLKTFAQRKINVNSIKRISMPFTERRHESRFAFKTLVNIKQGNKIASGITHDISSRGLQVTLAEKFDFNSPASVSLSLPSLQAKAIQIDLSALPYQLIRTRSKGSILHLSALIGHSPHIGVEFLNKLINHNKAKLTQLSDNDGEQKELADGMKNLMMRELVSVPYFIEKQSKSFSLSAIGIGTKVDEISHLFSQDTDQIMQYNLTPLMADGVLKSQIIDPIKIMKSADDMRFFEVFIQITRHARGTINLNCKVATEISVIEQQSFIEQSQRLGRFMALRVYLGAADKPDMTYIRRELEYITIHANHKAKQLEEQLWKVTGIGEFLDITTEVKLRFPKLSTVQNNKDLAAS from the coding sequence ATGAGCCTAGACGACCATAGCGCACTAATAGAACAATTAAAGCCCTTATTAATGGAACCTGATTTTCAGGAACTGTTTGAAAGCCTAACGGCTGATGAATCAAACTCTACCCGTTTTTTACTTAAAATGGAGCTAAACCGCATATCAGCCTTGTGTACTCGCGTAATAGATTTACGTGATAAAACCGAACTGGCATGTGAAGAAGTGGTCATAGGTAGCCAAAGACATTTTCTAGACGCGCCCTCAAAAGAAGCCCTTGAAGAAGCATTACCCATTTATCGAAACAAATACACCTTGGGTGTATACGAAAAAGTCATTCAAGCTCACAAGAAACGCAAACTTCTTAAACAAGAAAGCAGCCCTAATGAACCAAATTTAAATGCATCACCTTTTATGGTACCTGGTGTTGTTTTAGGCAGTTATTTTAATCGTAGTGAAGAGCGAATGAACTACAGTATTAAAATTTCAGTTTCACAATCTGGATTGGCTGAAATATTAGGGCTCACCCTAGACTTATCAGTTGGCGGCGCCAGAATAAAACTCCCATTAAAACATAACTTTCAACCTGAGAGACCACTTAGGGTAAAGTTGCTTGAACTTAATGAAGAGTTTTACTTTGAAGACTTACAGCAAGGTGTTGATTACGCTATTGTTGATATCCAAAATAAAGACGACAGCGCCATATTTCGCCTAAAACGAATTGGTAGCAGTGAAGAACTAGATAAGGTTATTACTCAATTAATTAATAGTTATAAATTTCGCTACAAAGTCGATGTCAACGATGTCATTGTTAATGCTACAGGTTTAGGGTTCGAGCGTCATTACTTACCCTTGCAACCTCATTTACCTGTCTACATTTCGATTAAAGAAGGTAAGCCTCATATCACCCATGCCCTGCTTGGACGCGGTAATCAGCCATTACTGCACTTTTTTCAAAATGAGGATGATATTAACCAGCTACCAGGGATGTTAACTAATAACCGCATAGTGCATTTATTAAAGTCACCGGATATTACTGAACATCAACTGATGTTTTGTTTTACACATATAGCCAACGAAAAAGTGCATTTTTATTCAGCGACATTATTTGAACTGCAACAAAGTGAACACTTGGGATTATTCTTAGGTTTTGGTTCAAAAAAGTCAAGTTGGCGGGTCTATAAATTAGTTAGCCAAAAAGTGGATCATAAACTGAATTATAAAACCTCTACACTTCCGGGCGATGATGCACAATATTCAGCATTAACAGAACAACAGTTGGCCAGTTTTAGTCATATTATTCAAGTTTGTGATATCACTAATTCGAACGTAAATGCCCAATATCAAGCTTGGTTTAATAACCAAGATGTAAACCAACTAAAAACCTTTGCGCAACGTAAAATAAATGTGAATAGCATTAAAAGAATATCAATGCCATTTACAGAGCGGCGCCATGAATCAAGATTCGCTTTTAAAACATTAGTTAACATCAAACAAGGTAATAAGATCGCTTCTGGAATAACCCACGATATTTCTAGCCGAGGCTTACAAGTAACCTTAGCGGAAAAATTCGATTTTAACTCACCGGCATCTGTTAGTCTTAGCTTGCCTAGCCTACAGGCCAAAGCTATTCAGATTGACTTGAGCGCATTACCATACCAACTTATTAGAACGCGCTCAAAAGGCAGCATACTTCATTTAAGTGCATTAATTGGTCACTCACCACATATCGGCGTTGAATTTTTAAATAAACTGATCAATCACAACAAAGCAAAGTTAACTCAACTGTCTGATAACGATGGTGAACAAAAAGAGCTTGCTGATGGTATGAAAAATTTGATGATGCGTGAGCTAGTTAGCGTGCCATATTTTATTGAAAAACAGAGTAAATCATTCTCCCTTTCAGCTATCGGCATTGGCACCAAAGTAGATGAGATCAGCCATTTATTCTCTCAAGATACAGATCAAATAATGCAATACAACCTGACACCACTCATGGCAGATGGGGTACTAAAAAGTCAAATTATAGATCCAATTAAAATAATGAAATCCGCTGATGATATGCGCTTTTTTGAAGTATTCATTCAAATAACTAGACACGCTCGGGGCACAATCAATCTAAATTGCAAAGTTGCGACAGAAATCAGTGTCATAGAGCAACAATCTTTTATAGAACAAAGCCAACGTTTGGGTAGATTTATGGCGTTAAGGGTATATTTGGGGGCAGCAGATAAACCAGATATGACCTATATCCGTCGTGAATTAGAATATATTACTATCCATGCAAATCATAAAGCCAAGCAGCTTGAAGAACAGCTTTGGAAAGTCACAGGCATTGGCGAATTTTTAGACATCACTACAGAAGTAAAATTACGTTTCCCTAAACTGAGTACAGTGCAAAACAACAAGGACTTAGCAGCATCCTAA
- the radA gene encoding DNA repair protein RadA: MAKNKTAYVCNECGQDFPRWQGQCNACQEWNTITEVRLGASSATRTHQFSGYAGSTSKEVQTLDQIDLNALPRIASTFGELDRVLGGGIVPGSAILIGGHPGAGKSTLLLQTLCQLAQIMPALYVTGEESLQQVAMRAHRLGLPTQNLRMLSETSVEAICDVAIQIKPKVIVIDSIQVMHMSDIQSSPGSVSQVRESASYLTRFAKQHGIAVIMVGHVTKDGSLAGPKVLEHCIDCSVMFEGDSDSRYRTLRSHKNRFGAINELGVFAMTERGLKEVANPSAIFLSRGDEASSGSLVMVVWEGTRPLLVELQVLVDSSAMSNPRRVAVGMDANRLAMLLAVMHRHGGLQMSDQDVFVNVVGGVKVTETSADLTLLLAMVSSFRGQVLPTDLVVFGEVGLSGEIRPVPNGQERLIEAAKHGFKRAIVPKANMPKKPPAGMEVIGVSKLTEALNAL, encoded by the coding sequence ATGGCAAAGAATAAAACAGCATATGTGTGCAATGAATGTGGCCAAGACTTTCCGCGTTGGCAAGGGCAGTGTAATGCTTGCCAGGAATGGAATACGATCACGGAAGTCCGTTTGGGCGCAAGTAGTGCTACACGTACCCATCAGTTTAGTGGTTATGCCGGATCCACCAGTAAAGAAGTACAGACTCTTGATCAAATCGACTTAAATGCGCTCCCTCGTATCGCTAGCACATTTGGCGAGTTAGATCGGGTTTTAGGTGGCGGTATTGTCCCAGGTAGTGCGATATTAATTGGTGGGCATCCTGGTGCAGGTAAAAGTACCCTGTTACTGCAAACCTTGTGTCAATTAGCGCAAATTATGCCCGCCTTGTACGTCACGGGAGAAGAGTCTTTACAACAAGTGGCTATGCGCGCCCATCGTCTAGGGTTACCGACTCAAAATCTGCGTATGCTGTCTGAAACAAGTGTTGAAGCTATTTGTGATGTTGCGATACAAATAAAGCCAAAAGTGATTGTGATTGATTCTATTCAAGTGATGCACATGAGCGATATTCAATCTTCACCTGGAAGTGTGTCTCAGGTTCGAGAGTCAGCTTCATATTTGACCCGATTTGCAAAACAACATGGTATAGCGGTCATTATGGTTGGCCATGTCACCAAAGATGGCAGTTTAGCTGGCCCGAAGGTATTAGAACATTGTATTGACTGCTCGGTGATGTTTGAAGGTGATAGTGATAGTCGCTACCGTACTTTACGCTCACATAAAAATCGATTCGGCGCAATTAATGAGTTAGGTGTTTTTGCGATGACGGAACGTGGCTTAAAAGAAGTGGCTAATCCCTCGGCAATATTTTTATCCCGTGGCGATGAAGCATCATCGGGATCATTAGTTATGGTGGTATGGGAAGGTACCCGTCCATTGCTGGTGGAGTTGCAGGTTCTGGTCGACAGTTCAGCCATGTCTAACCCTCGTCGAGTCGCGGTAGGGATGGATGCCAATCGTTTAGCCATGCTACTGGCAGTGATGCACCGCCATGGTGGGTTGCAGATGTCTGATCAAGATGTGTTTGTAAACGTTGTGGGTGGCGTAAAAGTAACTGAAACCAGTGCCGATTTAACGTTATTATTGGCGATGGTATCGAGTTTTCGCGGTCAGGTTTTACCAACTGATTTAGTTGTTTTTGGTGAAGTGGGCTTATCAGGGGAAATTAGACCTGTACCTAATGGCCAGGAACGTTTAATTGAAGCCGCTAAACATGGTTTTAAACGTGCAATAGTACCTAAAGCTAACATGCCAAAAAAACCACCTGCGGGAATGGAGGTTATAGGGGTAAGCAAATTAACTGAAGCGCTAAACGCACTTTAG
- a CDS encoding PilZ domain-containing protein: protein MDERRKFSRILFDANAYLAQAESTWRTTILDLSLNGALVEIPETFSGTQNSDITLEFVLPDSDIQLVMNTKIVHKTSKHLGLRCLHIDVESISHLRRIIELNLGDAELLNRELEMLIQPE from the coding sequence ATGGACGAGAGACGCAAATTTTCGAGAATTCTATTTGATGCTAATGCTTATCTTGCTCAGGCTGAGTCTACCTGGCGTACAACGATTCTAGATTTAAGCCTTAATGGTGCTTTGGTCGAAATCCCTGAAACATTCAGCGGTACACAAAACAGTGATATAACATTAGAGTTTGTATTACCGGACTCTGATATTCAGTTAGTCATGAACACCAAGATTGTACATAAAACTAGCAAGCATTTAGGCTTACGCTGTTTACATATCGATGTTGAAAGCATTAGTCACTTGCGCCGTATTATTGAACTTAACTTAGGTGATGCTGAACTGCTTAATCGAGAGCTGGAAATGCTGATCCAACCCGAATAA
- a CDS encoding two-component regulator propeller domain-containing protein — MNTVNDVITDKSGYLWIATQAGLNRYNGKEIKIYLKEDKYGPSGNHISHLYYSKKGELWLSTVNDGLNRFKPKTKRFEHYNAPEFGLPSSGINDLSEDSEGNIWIATNNGIYIFSATQNVLIDHLNIGDKGLLDDNIHGLFLDKSSRLWVYHNQGLQLYLPEQKKLTTISQQSKQTKYITRIANGDGNNIWVATSNSELLHLDLSQGLTSPIITSHQLFFPDTVQQYNINDLALDIDGKLWIGFQQAGVAWYQPDTHQFEHFSHSASNTRSVSSGLITRLWIDDQRQLWIGTRSAGLSKTDLNSQAFNTINQYAFFDNNIADADIRTIYRDKQNILWVGTAQGLFIAAEDTQRNITGFSLFTHPQFDSKSFISFIRQDDKHQLWIGTRGNGLYIIDIKTKEIEQYVAQPDNPLAIVSNHLYSILFDDTNQAWVTTKDAGLSLFIPAIHGFKSWSHDPNLPNSLASNEISEILPAQQGGYWILTYGAGLIHMSAEGKFTQYAPNTVEQFPSKHLFNAYWIKDRLWISSSDGVFSFVPETKAVQLFNKQNGLIDNIAYLMVKDKLDQLWVGTSEGLSVLNSKDHTIRNYTDVDGLQNNEFNFGAGFVDDNNRVYLGGINGFNIITPSDLPVTPELKTPIIDEFYLLNKLQRLQDDTRFNQSLDVSYADNIQLSYLDTLFSFRFHSNNLHQAQQIKYEYRMLGLHQQWFDDLNSHVAHFSGLSPGKYQFQVRAKNHNNQFSQIRTLEIHIMPPPWQTWWAYLLYCLFFVAIIGLFSWLQTRKYRIKVFMMEQVAKSEQRLQLALWGSGDEFWDWDIRNKTAIRTNTFLQYPEHEISLMDTLQQCVHPDDLPHVINIMTSCLNLEENKFELAYRAKTPDDKWLWVLNRGQVIERNNQGKPNRITGTIKNIQSLKETEEALKLLNIELEDRVKSRTEELKLTQNELIDKEKMATLGGLVASITHEMNTPIGISVTATSHLSDRVEEFNKKYQSGDVSQEDFELYQTEVADCARLMLSNLNRATKLIQSFKKVAVDQSHEEVRDFNLKQYLDEIFVSLHPLLSRTKHQYDYQCPEDISLHSQPGVMYQIISNLLNNSIIHAYPDNKIGQLSLTVTREPNGLKIIYKDDGCGMSDEVKQKIFTPFFTTKRGQGGSGLGMNILYNLVNQVLKGKVTLSTAPEQGAIFTIELPEEIMTKQIN; from the coding sequence ATGAACACTGTTAATGATGTCATTACGGATAAAAGTGGTTATTTATGGATAGCGACACAGGCTGGTTTAAATCGTTACAATGGTAAAGAAATAAAGATTTACTTAAAAGAAGATAAGTATGGCCCATCAGGCAATCATATTAGCCATTTGTATTACAGTAAAAAAGGAGAGCTTTGGCTGTCCACCGTCAATGATGGTTTAAATAGATTTAAACCAAAAACCAAACGTTTTGAGCATTACAACGCGCCTGAATTTGGATTACCCTCTAGCGGAATTAACGACCTAAGTGAAGATAGTGAAGGTAATATTTGGATTGCTACTAATAACGGAATTTATATTTTTTCTGCCACACAAAATGTGCTTATTGATCACTTAAATATCGGCGACAAAGGTTTATTAGATGATAATATTCACGGCCTATTTTTAGATAAATCATCGCGTTTATGGGTTTATCATAATCAAGGCCTACAACTTTACTTACCTGAACAAAAAAAATTAACCACGATATCTCAACAATCTAAGCAAACAAAATATATTACCCGTATTGCAAATGGAGACGGTAATAACATTTGGGTAGCCACCAGTAATAGTGAATTATTGCATCTAGATTTATCACAAGGGTTAACATCACCTATCATCACTTCGCACCAGTTATTTTTCCCAGATACCGTTCAGCAATACAATATCAATGACTTAGCTTTAGATATCGATGGTAAACTTTGGATTGGCTTCCAACAAGCTGGTGTAGCTTGGTATCAGCCAGACACTCATCAATTTGAGCATTTTTCGCATTCAGCTAGTAACACTCGCAGTGTCAGCAGTGGTTTAATTACCAGGTTGTGGATAGACGATCAACGCCAACTATGGATAGGCACAAGAAGTGCTGGTTTAAGTAAAACAGATCTAAATAGCCAAGCTTTTAATACTATCAATCAATATGCATTCTTTGATAACAATATCGCTGATGCCGATATAAGAACGATTTATCGTGATAAACAAAACATCCTTTGGGTTGGAACTGCCCAAGGATTATTTATCGCAGCTGAAGATACTCAAAGAAACATTACTGGTTTTTCACTTTTTACCCACCCACAATTTGATAGTAAAAGCTTTATTAGTTTTATAAGACAAGATGATAAACACCAACTTTGGATTGGTACACGCGGTAATGGTTTATACATCATAGATATTAAAACCAAGGAAATTGAGCAATATGTAGCTCAGCCGGATAACCCTCTGGCAATAGTAAGTAACCATCTTTATAGCATTTTATTCGATGATACTAACCAGGCTTGGGTTACTACAAAAGATGCAGGGCTAAGTTTATTTATACCCGCTATACATGGTTTTAAATCCTGGTCTCATGATCCCAATTTACCTAACAGTCTTGCGAGTAATGAGATAAGTGAGATTTTACCTGCCCAGCAAGGCGGGTACTGGATATTAACTTATGGTGCAGGGTTAATTCATATGTCTGCAGAGGGAAAATTTACGCAATATGCGCCAAACACTGTCGAGCAATTTCCTAGCAAACATTTATTTAATGCCTATTGGATAAAAGATAGGTTGTGGATCTCTTCCAGTGATGGGGTTTTCTCTTTTGTACCTGAAACAAAGGCGGTGCAACTATTTAATAAGCAAAATGGTTTAATCGACAATATCGCTTACCTTATGGTTAAAGATAAGTTGGATCAACTCTGGGTCGGTACATCTGAAGGACTTAGCGTTCTTAATAGCAAAGATCATACAATACGTAATTATACTGATGTGGATGGGCTTCAGAATAATGAGTTTAATTTCGGTGCAGGCTTTGTTGATGATAATAATCGTGTTTATTTAGGTGGCATAAATGGGTTTAACATCATTACCCCCTCTGATTTACCCGTCACACCAGAACTTAAAACGCCCATTATCGACGAGTTTTACTTATTAAATAAGTTGCAGCGTTTACAAGATGACACACGGTTTAATCAATCGCTGGATGTCAGTTATGCCGATAATATTCAGTTGAGTTATCTAGACACATTATTTTCATTTCGTTTTCACAGTAATAATTTACATCAAGCCCAACAGATTAAATATGAATATAGGATGCTAGGACTACATCAGCAATGGTTTGATGATTTAAACAGTCATGTTGCCCATTTTTCTGGCTTATCACCCGGTAAATACCAATTTCAAGTCAGAGCTAAAAATCACAACAATCAGTTTAGTCAGATAAGAACCTTGGAGATTCATATTATGCCCCCACCCTGGCAAACATGGTGGGCATATTTACTTTATTGCTTATTTTTTGTTGCCATCATCGGATTATTTAGCTGGTTACAAACTCGCAAATATCGCATTAAAGTCTTTATGATGGAGCAAGTTGCTAAAAGCGAGCAGCGATTACAGCTCGCATTATGGGGCAGTGGTGATGAGTTTTGGGACTGGGACATTCGAAATAAAACTGCTATTCGCACTAATACTTTTTTACAATATCCTGAACACGAAATCAGTTTAATGGACACCCTACAACAGTGCGTTCACCCTGACGACTTACCCCATGTAATTAATATTATGACCTCTTGCTTAAACTTAGAGGAAAATAAATTTGAACTGGCTTATAGAGCAAAAACACCTGATGACAAATGGCTTTGGGTACTGAATAGAGGTCAAGTGATAGAGAGAAATAATCAAGGAAAACCAAACAGAATAACGGGTACAATAAAGAATATTCAGTCGTTAAAAGAAACTGAAGAAGCACTTAAACTGCTCAACATTGAGCTTGAAGATAGAGTAAAGTCTCGCACTGAAGAGCTTAAACTCACTCAAAATGAGCTCATTGATAAAGAAAAAATGGCCACGTTAGGTGGACTCGTCGCAAGTATTACTCACGAAATGAATACTCCCATCGGTATTAGTGTGACAGCAACATCGCATCTTTCGGACAGGGTCGAGGAGTTCAATAAAAAATATCAATCAGGCGATGTTTCGCAAGAAGATTTTGAACTATATCAAACTGAAGTTGCTGATTGTGCAAGACTGATGCTATCTAATTTAAATAGAGCAACTAAATTAATACAAAGTTTCAAAAAAGTTGCTGTGGATCAATCGCATGAAGAAGTAAGAGACTTCAATCTAAAACAATATTTAGATGAAATATTTGTGTCGCTGCATCCATTATTATCTCGTACTAAACACCAATATGATTACCAGTGCCCTGAAGATATTTCATTACACAGCCAGCCAGGCGTAATGTATCAAATTATTAGCAACTTATTAAATAACTCGATAATTCATGCTTACCCTGATAATAAAATCGGCCAACTTAGCTTAACCGTAACGCGAGAACCTAACGGGCTTAAAATTATTTATAAAGATGATGGATGCGGCATGTCAGATGAAGTTAAACAGAAGATTTTCACCCCCTTTTTCACCACTAAACGTGGCCAGGGTGGAAGCGGCCTGGGAATGAACATTTTATATAACTTAGTTAATCAGGTTTTAAAAGGCAAAGTCACCTTGAGCACGGCTCCAGAACAAGGCGCTATATTTACAATAGAGTTACCCGAAGAAATAATGACGAAACAAATAAATTGA
- a CDS encoding HlyC/CorC family transporter gives MDAISTSALLIFLLVLILMSAYFSGSETAMMTLNRYRLRHLAGSGNKPAQRALKLLDRPDRLIGLILIGNNLVNILASSIATIIGMRVLSQYNIDEAASIAITTGVLTVVILIFAEVTPKTYAALHPERIAFPSSIILKWLLIIMLPLVKGLNIITSGFLRLLGIKTVKTNDALSQEELRTVVHEAGALIPQRHQEMLLSILDLEKVTVEDIMIARSDIYAINMNDDFKLINKLVIQSPHTRVLVYRDTIDDSVGFIHLRDALRLQSKEQFSKSSLLRAVKELYFIPEGTPLNVQLANFQQNKERIGLVVDEYGDIQGLVTLEDILEEIVGDFTTSMMTTPSEDINIQQDGSFLIDATINIRDLNKEMKWDFPIDGPKTLNGLIVEYLEDIPAANTSLRLADYHIEVIEVSDNMIKSVRIMPNSPTVDPDESIIG, from the coding sequence TTGGACGCTATATCTACCAGCGCACTCCTGATTTTTTTGTTGGTTTTAATTCTGATGTCAGCTTATTTTTCTGGTTCAGAAACCGCCATGATGACACTTAACCGTTATCGTTTAAGGCATTTAGCTGGCAGTGGTAACAAACCAGCACAGCGAGCGCTAAAGCTACTTGATAGGCCAGACCGATTAATTGGGCTTATTCTTATCGGCAATAACTTAGTAAATATCCTCGCCTCTTCAATTGCAACCATTATCGGTATGCGCGTACTTAGCCAATATAATATTGATGAAGCTGCCAGCATTGCTATCACTACCGGCGTACTGACTGTTGTTATTTTGATTTTTGCAGAAGTCACCCCCAAGACCTATGCTGCATTACACCCAGAAAGGATCGCCTTTCCATCAAGCATTATTCTGAAATGGCTATTGATTATTATGCTGCCGTTAGTAAAAGGGCTTAACATTATTACTAGCGGTTTCCTGCGTTTATTGGGTATTAAAACAGTCAAAACCAATGATGCATTAAGCCAAGAAGAGTTACGTACCGTTGTTCACGAAGCTGGTGCGCTTATTCCCCAGCGTCACCAAGAAATGTTATTGTCGATATTAGATTTAGAAAAAGTCACCGTAGAAGACATTATGATTGCGCGTTCCGATATTTACGCTATCAATATGAATGATGACTTTAAGCTCATTAATAAGCTTGTTATCCAAAGCCCACATACTCGTGTATTAGTATATCGAGACACAATTGATGATTCCGTTGGGTTTATCCATTTACGTGATGCACTTCGTCTGCAATCAAAAGAGCAATTCAGCAAGTCATCATTATTACGTGCAGTAAAAGAGCTGTACTTTATTCCCGAAGGCACGCCATTAAACGTCCAGCTAGCAAATTTTCAACAAAATAAAGAACGTATTGGCCTAGTGGTCGATGAGTATGGTGACATCCAAGGACTTGTAACACTTGAAGATATTTTAGAAGAGATAGTCGGCGACTTCACCACATCAATGATGACCACACCGAGTGAAGATATTAACATCCAACAGGATGGAAGCTTTTTAATCGATGCTACTATTAACATCCGTGATTTAAATAAAGAGATGAAATGGGATTTCCCTATCGATGGCCCCAAAACACTCAATGGGTTAATTGTCGAATATCTTGAGGATATCCCTGCAGCTAACACCAGTTTACGTTTAGCTGATTACCATATTGAAGTCATTGAGGTATCGGATAACATGATTAAATCCGTGAGGATCATGCCAAACTCACCCACCGTAGACCCTGATGAGAGTATTATTGGTTAA
- a CDS encoding cytochrome C assembly family protein: MVIFSASAMFFYCIALILATSRLFHADGPNRKLIMMISALGVIMHGFALSNSIFTLDGQNFSLTNVISMVNWIIAFTFTVTLPRLKVIVVLPVIYACSIISVALLWLLPPQFIIHFELHPEILAHVVLSLMAYSALMIAALYALQLWIIQNKLKNKKMIMSTAMPPLMTVERQLYHLVVIGFILLSLSLVTGFVFLEDMFVDGKGHKAILSMAAWAVYGTMLWQHYTIGCRIRTAVVYSLSGAGLLSLGYFGARIVKELIIN; encoded by the coding sequence ATGGTTATTTTTTCTGCTTCGGCTATGTTTTTTTATTGTATTGCATTGATTCTCGCCACTAGCCGGCTATTTCATGCTGATGGTCCCAATCGCAAACTTATTATGATGATATCCGCTTTGGGTGTGATTATGCATGGTTTTGCGTTATCGAATTCAATTTTTACACTTGATGGTCAAAACTTCAGTTTAACCAATGTCATTTCAATGGTGAACTGGATCATCGCATTCACCTTTACCGTTACCTTACCGCGGCTAAAAGTGATTGTAGTGTTACCGGTAATTTATGCCTGCTCAATAATCTCAGTAGCTTTGCTATGGCTATTACCACCCCAATTTATTATTCATTTTGAATTGCATCCAGAAATTCTTGCTCATGTCGTGTTGTCGCTAATGGCTTACAGCGCATTAATGATTGCTGCACTTTATGCGCTACAACTATGGATTATTCAAAATAAGCTTAAAAATAAAAAAATGATAATGAGCACAGCTATGCCACCGCTCATGACCGTAGAGCGTCAGCTATATCATCTTGTTGTGATTGGCTTTATTTTATTAAGCTTGTCGCTAGTGACTGGGTTTGTGTTTTTAGAAGATATGTTTGTTGATGGTAAAGGCCACAAAGCCATTCTATCTATGGCTGCCTGGGCTGTATATGGCACTATGTTATGGCAACATTACACAATAGGCTGTCGTATCCGCACTGCTGTGGTTTACAGTTTATCTGGTGCAGGACTGCTTTCATTAGGCTATTTTGGTGCCCGCATTGTTAAAGAGCTGATTATTAATTAA